One genomic window of Arachis hypogaea cultivar Tifrunner chromosome 8, arahy.Tifrunner.gnm2.J5K5, whole genome shotgun sequence includes the following:
- the LOC112706509 gene encoding uncharacterized protein, translated as MAPPPSYSLFHGNPFSLHLLHSQMHDPIFFFAFLASLSLLSLTFLSFSIYKRFSKTDKQHHHPPPSQNLETPNDPVDDGVPRPGENAPTHLTSSVFFEVLPSDSAKWACLFEDTDSVSSAMEVPGAEQRGKKKRKKGKKKKANSGVEESEGANTGSDPGVHFESGCLYPFTSSSSAMQRRIKLQYDELVKCNESKKLTLAQVVQFANCLVDVRNELQHKADVIQRKFVITKALLCKADRSSFDRLRQQIYKLELEQKRLEEDAFVYNSLQQQLKLSPAYQKMLEVGACMDKAKSRELENRDDEFADISFEELLAQEKKDSFWQKNGKSRLC; from the exons ATGGCGCCTCCACCATCCTATTCTCTCTTCCATGGTAACCCATTCTCACTTCACCTTCTTCACTCCCAAATGCACGATCCCATTTTCTTCTTCGCCTTCCTCGCTTCTCTCTCACTCCTCTCTCTCACTTTTCTCTCCTTCTCCATCTACAAAAGGTTCTCCAAAACAGATAAACAACACCACCACCCTCCTCCGTCGCAGAACCTGGAAACTCCTAACGACCCAGTCGACGACGGGGTTCCTCGACCCGGAGAAAATGCCCCGACCCATTTGACAAGTTCGGTTTTTTTCGAGGTTTTGCCCTCCGATTCTGCGAAATGGGCGTGCTTGTTTGAAGATACGGATTCAGTATCTTCCGCTATGGAGGTTCCTGGAGCGGAgcaaagagggaagaagaagagaaagaaggggaagaagaagaaagcgaATTCGGGAGTTGAAGAGAGTGAAGGTGCCAATACGGGTTCGGATCCTGGGGTTCATTTTGAATCGGGTTGTCTGTACCCGTTCACTTCTTCAAGCAGCGCTATGCAGAGAAGGATCAAACTGCAGTACGATGAACTCGTCAAGTGCAACGAGTCCAAGAAATTGACACTCGCCCAG GTTGTACAGTTTGCTAATTGTTTGGTTGATGTTAGGAATGAACTACAACACAA GGCTGATGTGATCCAACGTAAGTTTGTAATAACAAAGGCTTTATTATGCAAGGCAGACAGATCTTCTTTTGATAGACTGCGTCAACAG ATATACAAGCTTGAATTGGAGCAAAAGAGATTAGAGGAGGATGCTTTTGTTTATAATTCACTTCAACAGCAGCTTAAACTCTCACCAGCATACCAGAAG ATGCTCGAAGTTGGGGCTTGCATGGACAAGGCGAAATCCCGTGAACTAGAGAACAGAGACGACGAATTTGCTGACATTTCTTTTGAAGAATTATTAGCACAAGAAAAGAAGGATTCATTCTG GCAAAAAAATGGGAAATCAAGACTGTGCTGA